Proteins encoded within one genomic window of Gallus gallus isolate bGalGal1 chromosome 1, bGalGal1.mat.broiler.GRCg7b, whole genome shotgun sequence:
- the ART1 gene encoding ecto-ADP-ribosyltransferase 5, protein MLPLLRRAWLCLGALLVAPHEGTPQLLMDMSRDAFDDQYEGCAAAMEAAGPALLERERARGESRLFRRVWGRAGERWQRVKGALVPRLPPGFKDEYGQAVIAYTDDDLHRVFNAAVRTAGRSWAAYNASFPFKALHFYLTRALQLLRGPCEAAYGTAVYRGMARARYQLRGASPFRFGSFASCSFSRERAESFGQDTFLSIRSCFGVPIHAFSLYTEEEEVLIPGHEIFWVFPDSGTHRFVLRSSNRTCSHFNCAFLGHEKSPECRGSTAIPGHRDEL, encoded by the exons ATGCTCCCATTGCTGCGCCGGGCCTGGCTGTGCCTCGGAGCTCTGCTGGTTGCCCCCCAT GAGGGGACCCCGCAGCTGCTGATGGACATGAGCCGCGACGCCTTCGACGATCAGTACGAGGGCTGCGCGGCGGCGATGGAGGCAGCGGGGCCGGCGCTGCTGGAGCGGGAGCGGGCGCGGGGTGAGTCCCGTCTGTTCCGCAGGGTGTGGGGCCGGGCTGGGGAGCGCTGGCAGCGGGTGAAGGGCGCGCTGGTCCCCCGCCTGCCCCCCGGCTTCAAGGACGAGTACGGCCAAGCGGTGATCGCGTACACCGACGACGACCTGCACCGCGTCTTCAACGCGGCCGTGCGGACGGCCGGGCGCTCGTGGGCCGCCTACAACGCCAGCTTCCCCTTCAAGGCGCTGCACTTCTACCTGAccagagccctgcagctgctgcggGGCCCCTGCGAGGCCGCCTACGGCACCGCCGTGTACCGGGGCATGGCGCGCGCCCGCTACCAGCTGCGGGGTGCCAGCCCCTTCAGGTTCGGCTCCTTCGCCTCCTGCTCCTTCAGCAGGGAGCGGGCCGAGAGCTTCGGGCAGGACACGTTCCTCAGCATCCGCAGCTGCTTCGGGGTCCCCATCCACGCCTTCTCCCTCTAcacggaggaggaggaggtgctgATCCCCGGCCATGAGATCTTCTGGGTCTTCCCGGACAGCGGGACTCACCGCTTCGTGCTGCGGAGCTCCAACAGGACCTGCAGCCACTTCAACTGCGCCTTCCTGGGCC ATGAGAAGAGCCCCGAGTGCAGGGGCAGCACAG CCATTCCCGGGCACAGAGACGAGCTGTGA
- the CHRNA10 gene encoding neuronal acetylcholine receptor subunit alpha-10 isoform X1, giving the protein MDERNQVLTSYLWVRQAWLDAHLAWDKDAYGGIDSIRIPSSYVWRPDIVLYNNADERFGGSMETNVVLRSDGHIMWDSPAITKSSCKVDVSYFPFDGQQCRLTFGSWTYNGNQIDLRNLLDTGDLTDFVENVEWEVLGMPATRNVVTYGCCSEPYPDVTYTLLLRRRASFYIFNLLLPCVMISFLAPLGFYLPADSGEKVSLGVTVLLALTVFQLLVAESMPPSESVPLIGKYYIATMTMITASTALTIFIMNIHHCGPGARPVPPWARRLILHHLARALCVCEVGESCGRPQREGTGGMGPRDPPGEGVEPGLCPRSRCLCHHHAVLSSVGYIAGVFRRHRTAQRRAAEWKKVAKVMDRFFMWVFFLMVFLMSVLVIGKAA; this is encoded by the exons ATG GATGAGCGGAACCAGGTGCTCACCTCCTACCTGTGGGTCCGCCAGGCCTGGCTGGATGCCCACCTGGCCTGGGATAAGGACGCCTACGGTGGCATCGACAGCATCCGCATCCCCAGCAGCTATGTCTGGAGGCCAGATATCGTCCTCTACAACAA CGCCGATGAGCGTTTTGGTGGCTCCATGGAGACCAATGTGGTGCTGCGCTCCGACGGACACATCATGTGGGACAGTCCGGCCATCACCAAGAGCTCCTGCAAGGTGGACGTCTCCTACTTCCCCTTCGACGGGCAGCAGTGCCGCCTCACCTTTGGCTCCTGGACCTACAACGGGAATCAGATCGACCTCCGCAACCTCCTGGACACGGGCGACCTGACCGACTTCGTGGAGAACGTGGAGTGGGAGGTGCTGGGCATGCCGGCCACGCGCAACGTGGTCACCTACGGCTGCTGCTCGGAGCCCTACCCCGACGTCACCTACACACTGCTGCTCCGCCGCCGCGCCTCCTTCTACATCTTcaacctgctgctgccctgcgtCATGATCTCCTTCCTGGCGCCGCTGGGCTTCTACCTGCCTGCTGACTCCGGGGAGAAGGTGTCCCTGGGGGTGACGGTGCTGCTGGCGCTCACCGTGTTCCAGCTGCTGGTGGCAGAGAGCATGCCGCCCTCGGAGAGCGTGCCGCTCATCG GGAAGTACTACATCGCCACCATGACCATGATCACCGCCTCCACTGCGCTGACCATCTTCATCATGAACATCCACCACTGCGGGCCGGGTGCCCGCCCGGTGCCGCCCTGGGCGCGCCGCCTCATCCTGCACCACCTGGCGCGTGCCCTCTGCGTCTGTGAGGTGGGCGAGAGCTGTGGCCGCCCCCAGAGAGAGGGCACGGGAGGGATGGGGCCACGGGACCCCCCCGGGGAGGGCGTGGAGCCGGGGCTGTGCCCCCGCAGCCGCTGCCTCTGCCACCACCACGCGGTGCTCAGCAGTGTGGGGTACATCGCCGGCGTCTTCCGACGGCACCGCACCGCCCAGCGCCGCGCTGCAGAGTGGAAGAAGGTGGCCAAGGTGATGGACCGCTTCTTCATGTGGGTCTTCTTCCTCATGGTCTTCCTCATGAGCGTGCTGGTGATTGGCAAAGCTGCCTGA
- the CHRNA10 gene encoding neuronal acetylcholine receptor subunit alpha-10 precursor — translation MGGAPLTACLLALSLAGTVLAPGCGAAQGRLAHKLLHDLFANYSSALRPAEDTERALNVTLQVTLSQIIDMDERNQVLTSYLWVRQAWLDAHLAWDKDAYGGIDSIRIPSSYVWRPDIVLYNNADERFGGSMETNVVLRSDGHIMWDSPAITKSSCKVDVSYFPFDGQQCRLTFGSWTYNGNQIDLRNLLDTGDLTDFVENVEWEVLGMPATRNVVTYGCCSEPYPDVTYTLLLRRRASFYIFNLLLPCVMISFLAPLGFYLPADSGEKVSLGVTVLLALTVFQLLVAESMPPSESVPLIGKYYIATMTMITASTALTIFIMNIHHCGPGARPVPPWARRLILHHLARALCVCEVGESCGRPQREGTGGMGPRDPPGEGVEPGLCPRSRCLCHHHAVLSSVGYIAGVFRRHRTAQRRAAEWKKVAKVMDRFFMWVFFLMVFLMSVLVIGKAA, via the exons ATGGGGGGCGCTCCGCTGACCGCCTGCCTGCTGGCGCTCAGCCTCGCCGGCACCGTCCTGGCCCCAG GCTGTGGGGCCGCACAGGGCCGGCTCGCCCACAAGCTGCTCCACGACCTCTTCGCCAACTACTCCAGCGCCCTGCGGCCCGCCGAGGACACGGAGCGGGCGCTCAACGTCACCCTGCAGGTCACCCTGTCCCAGATCATCGACATG GATGAGCGGAACCAGGTGCTCACCTCCTACCTGTGGGTCCGCCAGGCCTGGCTGGATGCCCACCTGGCCTGGGATAAGGACGCCTACGGTGGCATCGACAGCATCCGCATCCCCAGCAGCTATGTCTGGAGGCCAGATATCGTCCTCTACAACAA CGCCGATGAGCGTTTTGGTGGCTCCATGGAGACCAATGTGGTGCTGCGCTCCGACGGACACATCATGTGGGACAGTCCGGCCATCACCAAGAGCTCCTGCAAGGTGGACGTCTCCTACTTCCCCTTCGACGGGCAGCAGTGCCGCCTCACCTTTGGCTCCTGGACCTACAACGGGAATCAGATCGACCTCCGCAACCTCCTGGACACGGGCGACCTGACCGACTTCGTGGAGAACGTGGAGTGGGAGGTGCTGGGCATGCCGGCCACGCGCAACGTGGTCACCTACGGCTGCTGCTCGGAGCCCTACCCCGACGTCACCTACACACTGCTGCTCCGCCGCCGCGCCTCCTTCTACATCTTcaacctgctgctgccctgcgtCATGATCTCCTTCCTGGCGCCGCTGGGCTTCTACCTGCCTGCTGACTCCGGGGAGAAGGTGTCCCTGGGGGTGACGGTGCTGCTGGCGCTCACCGTGTTCCAGCTGCTGGTGGCAGAGAGCATGCCGCCCTCGGAGAGCGTGCCGCTCATCG GGAAGTACTACATCGCCACCATGACCATGATCACCGCCTCCACTGCGCTGACCATCTTCATCATGAACATCCACCACTGCGGGCCGGGTGCCCGCCCGGTGCCGCCCTGGGCGCGCCGCCTCATCCTGCACCACCTGGCGCGTGCCCTCTGCGTCTGTGAGGTGGGCGAGAGCTGTGGCCGCCCCCAGAGAGAGGGCACGGGAGGGATGGGGCCACGGGACCCCCCCGGGGAGGGCGTGGAGCCGGGGCTGTGCCCCCGCAGCCGCTGCCTCTGCCACCACCACGCGGTGCTCAGCAGTGTGGGGTACATCGCCGGCGTCTTCCGACGGCACCGCACCGCCCAGCGCCGCGCTGCAGAGTGGAAGAAGGTGGCCAAGGTGATGGACCGCTTCTTCATGTGGGTCTTCTTCCTCATGGTCTTCCTCATGAGCGTGCTGGTGATTGGCAAAGCTGCCTGA